Proteins found in one Vallitalea guaymasensis genomic segment:
- a CDS encoding DUF4145 domain-containing protein, whose product MPDKCPICNYACEPIPVLSYNRGKNFNDNSEVVFLVCACPRNDCKELFLVRYKKIYYDADMYSLVGYSPFKYKDIIFEECISDISQTFVDIYNQAMKAEKYNLIDIAGVGYRKALEFLIKDYSIKKNPDSKNEIENSFLGKCITTFIKNENIKLCAKRATWIGNDETHYLRK is encoded by the coding sequence TTGCCTGATAAATGCCCAATATGTAATTATGCATGTGAGCCAATTCCAGTACTCTCTTATAATAGAGGTAAAAATTTTAACGATAATAGTGAAGTGGTTTTTCTAGTATGTGCTTGTCCAAGAAACGATTGTAAAGAATTATTTTTGGTAAGATATAAAAAGATATATTATGATGCAGATATGTATAGTTTGGTAGGATATTCACCTTTTAAGTATAAAGACATAATTTTTGAAGAATGTATTTCTGATATATCCCAAACTTTTGTAGATATATATAATCAAGCAATGAAAGCAGAAAAGTATAATCTTATTGATATCGCTGGTGTAGGGTATAGAAAGGCACTTGAATTTCTAATAAAAGATTATTCAATCAAGAAAAATCCTGATAGCAAAAATGAAATAGAAAACTCGTTTCTAGGCAAATGTATAACCACTTTTATAAAAAATGAAAACATTAAACTATGTGCAAAAAGAGCTACATGGATAGGAAATGACGAAACACATTATCTAAGAAAATGA